In Pseudoclavibacter sp. Marseille-Q3772, the sequence GCGCGCCCACGCCACCGATCCCGTCTCCGCGTTCGGCGGTGTGGTCGCGGCGAACCGAACGGTATCGGCGGCAATGGCAACAACCCTCAGCGAGATCTTCACCGAAGTGGTGATCGCCCCAGGCTTTGCGGACGAAGCCGTGGAGATCCTCACCAAGAAGAAGAACATTCGCCTGCTGGAGCTGCCGGCGGACTACGCTCGCGAACCGCTGGAGATCCGCCAGATCTCCGGCGGAATCCTCGCGCAAACCCCGGACGTTTTCGCCGACGAGCGCATCAGCGCATCCTGGCAGCTGGTCACCGGCGACCCCGCGGATGAGCCGACCGTGCGCGACCTCGAATTCGCATGGAAGGCGTGCCGCGCAGTGAAATCGAACGCCATCACCCTCGCCAATGACGGGGCTGCAACCGGTGTCGGTATGGGGCAGGTTAACCGTGTTGATTCGTGCCGCCTCGCGGTCGAGCGAGCGGGGGAGCGTGCGGCCGGATCGGTTGCCGCATCCGACGCGTTCTTCCCCTTCGCCGACGGCCTGCAGGTGCTCATTGACGCTGGCGTGCGCGCCGTTGTGCAGCCCGGCGGCTCCATCCGTGATGAAGAAGTCATCGAAGCGGCAACGAAGGCCGGTATCACCATGTACTTCACCGGCGAACGACACTTCTTCCACTAGTACCCAACGGGCCGGATCCGCAGCGTACCCAACCGCGCATCCGCGAGCCCACCGCATCCGCTCAACCCGAAAGAACCCGTGAACGAAACCGCGATTGGACCCCGAACCCCGCGCCTCGGCCAGGCTGTCCTGGTCGCCGCCCTGCTGACGCTGTGCGTAACCATGGTTGCCACGAATAAGCGTGACATCACCATGGTGATTCCGGCGTGGGAGACTTTCATTCGCGCGCTCAATATCGCGCTCCTGCCGACCGTGGTGTACGCGGCGGTACTGTTCTTGATCGGATCGCTGTGGCGCTTGAACGCAGTGTGGAAGGCATGTCTGGCGGCACTTGCTGGCGTGCTCATTGGGCACACGCTCGGGTACATCGTGCAGATCCTGGCAAACGGTGTCGAGCTGAACACGGCTGCGTGGCAGTTGATTGCCACTGAGCCGCTGGGGCTATCGTTCCCGTTTGTGCTCAGCGGCGTGGTGATCGCAGGCATCGTGGTGCCGTGGTTTGCCGGGGCCGGTGAGTCGGATGCGAGCAGCAAGGCGCAAGCGGGTCGGCAGCCGGCGCCGATCGCAGCCGTTGGTTCGGCGTTCATGCGAGTGCCCTCCGATGAGTTCCTTGACGCTATGGATGAGGATGCGCGCGAGCGGGCCGATGAGGAATGGGAAGCGATCGTCTCGCTGCTCGAAGCACACGAGTGGGGGACCCAGGCAATCTCGGGTGCGGAACACGAGCACGACTCGTTGTTCGTTGCCGATACCGCGCTGGTGCTCGGCGAACAGGTCATTATGGCGGTGCCGGACAAGTCCGATGAGCGCCGTATCTATACGGATGTGCGCCGGGAGCTGGAGGGTGCCGGTGCTTATTTCGATGAGCTTGAAGCGCCAGCGCAGTTCAACCCTGCCGATGTTGTCGTCGGTGACGGCGAGGTGTTTGTCGGCATGGATGCGGGGACGAACGCGGCGGCGGTCCGCGGGCTTCGCAAGCTACTCGCGCCGCGCGGTTACCGTGTGATCGCGGTGCCGGTAGCCGGCGGGGTGCGGCTATCGGAAGTGATGTCGGTGCTGCCCGATGGCACCAAGCTCGTGTGGGCTGAAGCGGTCATGATCCCGAGCGTGCTCGGCAGGTATGTGGCCGTGCCGGAGCCGCGCGGTGCCGCAACGGTTGCGCTCAACTCGAACACGATTGCAGTTTCGGCATCGGCTCCCGAAACCGCGCAGATCATCAACGCACTCGGGTATCACACCAAGCCGGTCGAGCTTGATGCGCTCGAATCTCGCGGGGTCTCGCTGACGCGCTTGCTGCTGCTATCCCGCTAGCTGTGCACAAATGTGTACACATTTGTGGCAGCATTGGCTATGATGGACGTATGTCCTTCGCTCATGTATTGCCCAGTCGGGAAGCCCGCACCGAGATTCCGAAGGCGCTGCGTCGTTTTCGTGCTGAGGGTGCGGCAGCTGAACCATTGGTATTCGGCTCGCACCGTCGGCCAGAGGCAGTGGTCATCCCGTTCGAGTTGTATACCTCGCTCCTGCCAGCAATTGAAGAACTCGAGATTGCCAAGGTCGTGAATGAACGACAGCATGAGCAAGCTCGCCCACTCAGTGCACTTGCGGCAGAGTTGGGCCTGGACCCTGCCGATTACGAGTAAGTGGCGCGCCGCAAACTGGCGCTCACCAGCCTCCCTGGATTTGAGCGCGACATCAATTCACTGCCAGATCTGCGCACCCGGAAGATGGCCCTCGATATGCTCGTGCTCATCCGCGATGGTCGCGTGCAAGGTGAGCCACTCGGCCGACACGTGAAGACCGGTGATCTTTCGGACTGCTACAAGTTCTACTTCGACCCCGTCGGTCGTGGGAAGCCCCGGTACCGACTCGTGTACCGGTACACCCCGAATGAGGTGAGGGCTATCGCAATCGAGGCTGTCGCGGTGGGAGAGCGAAGTGATCTGGAGGTGTACCTCACCGCGGCTAAACGACTTCAACGTAACCCGGAGGGTAGCCGCGACTAGCGTCGGGGAGACTCGGATTTCCTCAACTACTCGCGGGCGTTGAGGTAGGAAAGCTAGCTGATGGTGTGGGCGCCGATGATCTCGCCATAGGGCGTGGTGCCCACCTCATCGAACTCGAGGGCGTGGAAGAACGCGCCCGGCCCTTCTTCGCCGTCTTCCCACACCGCAAACACGCGCTGGAAACCGCGCGTGCGTGCCTCTTCAAACACGGCGTTGACCGCGAACCGGCCGATACCCTGCCGCTGATGTTCCGCATCCACATTCATGCGCAGGATGGTGGCGTGATACAGCTCATCATCGATATCGGGGTTGAACGTGGCCATGATGAACGCGACGACCTCACCGTCGTCCTCAACCACACGCGGCCACATGGTGTCCTGGTTGACGTACGCCTCGGCAATGGAGTGCGAAACTGGCGCCACATACGCTTCCTGCCCCGGCTTCAGCGAAAGCGCGTTTGCCGCGACAACGTTGTCGGCGGTCAGTGGAACAAGTTTGAGTGCCATAGTCGGAGCCTATACCGACGGTCGGTTACGCAGCAGGGAAATCGCGCAGAATCCTTCCGCGGTTGCAGATGCCCTCGCATGCAAACACGCGCACACATACATCGAGGAGATGTCATGGTTCGCGAACTAAGCTGAGTTGGATTGCGTCGTGACCGGCAGGTTTTGCATCCAAGCCCGCTGAGTTTGGATGCGGAATAACCGCTGCAACACAGTGTTACGACCCACAGTGCCAACACGATGGAGGACGCCACATGGCGAAGAAGGCCGCAGAGTTCGAGGGCGCGATCGAAGTGCTGGTTCGTGCAGACGGGCAGGGCGAGCTGCGCGACGGTGCCGAACTAATCCGCGCAAGGGCCGAGCACCCAGACGAGCTGCGTGCCGACCTGATGGAGCGCGCGATGACGCTGGCGGTCACCTCCGGTGAAGATATTTCGGTGCGCATCATCGACGTGGATGGGATTTACCAGTTGGTGTGCGGTGCCGATGGTTCGCTCGATCAGGTCGGTGATGTAACCCCGTTGCAGCCGGGCGATGACTCGCTTACCGAGGAGCCTGCATGCGACGAAGTCGAGCAGGCGGCGGATGAGGATATTGCGCAAGCGGGCGACGAAACCGATGAAGGCGACGATGCCGCCGAGACTGACGAGGACGAGACAGTCGAGGCTGAATCGGAACAGCACTTGCGTGAGCAGCCGGACGGCGGTTATCGCGACCTCTTTGCGGATGCCGACGGCGACGAGAGCTCGCAGGTTCAGGCTCCCCAAGAGGATGATCACGCCGTCCGGGTACCGCGGGAAGAAATGCTCGCGCCCAGCTACGACGAGCTGATCGCCGACGATATCGATGATATTGAGGACGAGCCCATCCGCTCCGCAGGCCTCTTTGACGACGCGCTCGTTGACGAAGCGCCGGACGACGAAGACGTCGAGACCGTTGCGCACGATGAGCCGGGCACGGGACATCCATCGCTGCTTGAGGAAGCACCCCTCAGCCCAGCCGAACAGGGTCACAAAGCGGCCGTTGAAGCCGTACAGCAACAGCGACAGGGCGAGGTTACCGACAGTGACCACCCCGAGGACAGCAAAGCGGAAGAACAGTGGGCACCGGTGTTCCTGCGTGACCGGGTGCAGAACGACGCGCCGGTAACATCAACGAGCAAACCCGCACTGCCACAGGCCCAGGCGCAACCGGTCGCATCCGGAACCGGACCGACACTCGATGACTTCTTCTCGGCCCCCGCCCCGCAGCACTCCCTGCCGGCGGAACAGGGCTGGCGAGCAGGCCTGCGTCGCTTGAGTGGCGGCGCAATTCACCTGGCACCGGGTAAGCGCGAACAGGCCGAACGCAATGAGCTCGCCGCTATCCAGCGAGTATTTGACGGTCCGCGCACGATCGTTGTGGTGAACCCGAAGGGCGGTGCGCACAAGACCACCGCGACCCTCATGATCGCCGCAATGTTCGGTATGCACCGCGGCGGCTACACTCTCGCATGGGACAACAACGAGACGCGCGGAACGCTCGGATGGCGCTCGCAGCCCGGAAAAAACCACAACACCGCAGTCGACCTCTTGCGGGAGCTCCCGCACTTTGAAGTCTCCGGTGGTGCCACAATTGCCGATGTCGACCGCTATGTGCGCAACCAGGGCGATGCCAAATTCGATGTGCTCGCCAGCGACGACGACGCGGCCAGCGCGGCGATCATCGATAATGACGCGTTTAGTCGCCTGCATACTGTGCTCTCGCGCTTCTACCGTGTGATGGTGATCGACACCGGTAACAATATGCGCGCCTCCAACTGGGAAGCCGCGCTCGAAGTCGCCGACCAGCTCGTCATCATCTCCACCGCTCGCGAAGACACCGCAGCGTCCGCGGCCTGGCTCGCTGACGGCCTGCGCGAACGCGGCTACGCCGACAAGCTCGCGAACGCCGTCACCATCCTCTCCTCGCCGTCGGCGAAAGAGGATGCGGAACTCACCCGCAAGCTGCACAAGCACTTTGAGGCACTCACCCGTGAGGTGGTCGAGGTGCCCTATGACCACGAGTTCGTTGGTGGAGGCCTGCTGAACATCCACCGCCTGGCGCCGCAGACCCTGCAGGCATGGCGGCATGCTGCCGCGGTGATCGCCAAGGGCCTGTAGGACGGTTCGCCGTCAGCAGGCGCAGCGCGACAGTACTCAGAGCGGATACGATTCTGAGATGCAGTTGAACGTTTCGGTGACGACCAGGGTGGCATCACCCAGCGAACTCGACGAAATCATTACTGGGCTGGACGAGCGCGCCGGCATCGTGCTCGCATCCGGCGTCGAATACCCGGGACGATACACCCGCTGGGACCTCGGGTTCATCGACCCACCGCTGGTGGTTGAAGGACGCGGTTTCGAACTCAACCTGCGGGCACTGAACGCACGCGGCCGCATCCCTCTGCACGCCTTTACCGAAGCACTCAGTGCCGTCGAAGGGATCGCTACCAGCGCGTGGACCCAGCCCGACGGGCTGCCGGCGCTCGAGGTTCGCGTCACCCCGCAGCGCGACGAAGTGCTCCCCGAAGAAGAACGCACTCGTCGCCGCTCCAGCTTTACCGTGCTGCGCGCAATGCTCGCGGCGCTCCCAGATGCCGTCAACCCACACCTCGGCCTGTACGGGGCATTTGGCTACGACCTGGTTCGGCAGATCGAAGCACTGGCCGAACCCGGTGGTGGCACCCAACGCGACCTGCTCGTTTACCTGCCCGACAGCATCCTCGTCGTCGACCGCCAACGCTCGGACGCATACCGCTGCGACTACGAATTCGAATATGCCGGCGAAACCACCGCCGGCATCGAACGCGCGGCAACACGAGCACCGTTCCAGCCACCGGTCGCAGACGCTCGCCCATGGCGCGACCACCAGCCGGGGGAGTACGCACAGTTGGTTCAGGATGCGAAAGCCTCGTTCGCGCGCGGAGACCTGTTCGAAGTCGTCCCGGGCCAGGCATTCCGGGAGCCGGTACGCACCTCACCGGCGCAGGTGTTCCGCAACCTCAAGCGTGCAAACCCGTCACCCTACGGTGCGCTCATGAACCTCGGCGACAACGAGTTCCTGGTGACCGCCTCGCCAGAAATGTTCGTGCGGGTAGACGGCCGGCGCATTGAAACCGCGCCGATCTCCGGCACGATCGCGCGCGGGGCGGACGCGATGGCAGACGCCGACCAGATCCTTGAACTGCTCAATAGCGATAAGGATCGGCACGAACTCACCATGTGCACCGATGTTGACCGCAACGACAAGGCCCGCATCTGTGAGCCCGGTAGCGTGCGCATTATCGGTAGGCGACAGATCGAGCTGTACTCGAAGGTGATCCACACCGTCGATCACGTCGAGGGCAGGCTCCGCGAAGGGTATGACGGCCTGGACGCGATCGCCTCGCATATGTGGGCGGTGACCGTTACCGGCGCCCCGAAGATCTGGGCCATGCGTTTCATCGACGAACACGAACGCTCACCACGCACCTGGTATGCGGGAGCGCTCGGGGCGCTGCTTGCCGATGGCTCGGTCAATACCGGGCTCACCATCCGTGCGGCCATGATCCGCGAGGGCATTGCCGAGGTGCGCGCCGGCGGCACACTGCTGATCGACTCGGACCCGCAGGCCGAAGAGCGCGAGACCGAGATGAAGTCGCAGGCGCTACTCGATGCGATCGCCGCGACCGGCGGTGAGGCGGATGTGGAGGCGGCCGAAACCGTGCCGGTGGGCGCGAGTCACCGCATCCTCTTCTTCGACCACGAAGACTCGTTCGTGCAGATGCTCGCCGGATATATGCGCGAAACCGGAGCGTCAGTGCACACCGTTCGCGTGCCGCGAGGTGGATTGAGCGATGACGCAATTCGCGCGCAAATCGATCGGGTCGACCCGACGCTCGTTGTGCTTTCGCCAGGACCGGGGAACCCGCAAGACTTTGCCGATGACCGCATCCTCGCCGCGGTTGATGATGCAGGTCTGCCCGTATTCGGTGTGTGCCTCGGTCAGCAGGCGATCGGTGAATACCTGGGCGCAACGCTCGGCCAGCTCGACTATCCGCTGCACGGCCAGGAACGTGACGCGGTGGTCGTTGCCGAAGGATTCCTCGACGAACTGCCCGAGCGGTTTGTCACCGGAAGGTACCACTCGCTGTACATCCGCCCCGACACCGTGCCGGATGAGCTGTACGTCGTAGCGAGCGACGATGACGGTATCCCGATGGCAATTCAGCACCGCAGCAAACCGTGGTTCGCCGTGCAATTCCATCCCGAGTCGCTAATGTCGCTGCGTGACCGCACCGGAGCGCGCATTATCGAAGCGGTATTGCAGCGTATCGGCTCGCCAACACGCAGGTAATACGGGGCTGGTGAGGATGCGGTCGGTCGCGTTCGCACCCCTGCAAACGTTCACCGTTCGTTCGCTACTGCCGCAGCCTGCGCAACCAGTATGATCGCTAGGCTGCGCTGCTGCGCATGCGCCCTCCGCGCCCCTGGGCGCCGCGTTGACGAAAGGATCCCGAGGTGACCAGCCGTATTGAGTTCCGCTACCTCTCCGAACCGGACATGATTGCCGCCGGCGTTATGGATATGGCCGCCTGTGTTGATGCGATGGAGGAAACCTTCGAACTGTATGCCATCGGTGATTACCGCATGGCAGGACCGAACAACGATTCGCACGGCGCGCGGATGATCTTCCCCGATGACCCACCGTTCCCGGCAATGCCGAAGAACGATGTCGATCGACGCTTCACCGCCATGCCCGCTTACCTCGGCGGCAGCTTCGGCACCACCGGTATGAAGTGGTACGGATCGAACCCATCCAATCGTGACAAGGGGCTGCCGCGCTCCATCCTTACCTTCATGCTGAACGACACCGACACTGCGGCGCCGCTCGCGCTCATGTCAGCGAACCTGCTCTCGGCAATGCGCACCGGGGCAGTTTCAGGCGTCGCTGCCCGTTACTTTGCTCGCGGCGATGCCCGAGTCGCCGGCGTTATCGGCCCTGGTGTGATGGGCCGCACAACCCTCGCTGCGCTCGCCGTGGCATGCCCCATGCTCGACACCGTCAAGGTGCGCGGACGCAGCCAGCAGGGAATCGATGACTTCAAAGCATGGGTGGCCGAACACATCCCGCAGATCACCACTATCGAAGTCGCGGATTCGATCGAGGAAGCGGTTCGCGGCAGCGACGTCGTCGCATACTGCACCACCTATCGAGCCGGCGATCTCGATAGCTATCCGATGTGTAAACGCGAGTGGCTAGAGCCCGGTGCCTTCGTGACCATGCCGGGCGCTGCCAATATTGACGAAGCACTCGAAGCGCAAGACGTTCGCAAAGTGGTCGACAGCTACGGATTGTACGAAGCATGGGGGATGGAGTACCCGACTCCAACCCACCAGCACGTCGGCATTATCGGCAATAAGTTCCTCGACCTCGTGTCCGAAGGCAAGATTCGTCACTGGGATATCGAGGAACTCGGGCCGGTGGTTGAGCGTCGTGCTGAAGGGCGCCGCAATCCGGAAGAAATCGTCATCTGTTCGATTGGTGGACTGCCGATCGAGGATGTGGCATGGGGCACGGTCGTGTACCGAAACGCGGTGGC encodes:
- a CDS encoding tyramine oxidase subunit B translates to MTSRIEFRYLSEPDMIAAGVMDMAACVDAMEETFELYAIGDYRMAGPNNDSHGARMIFPDDPPFPAMPKNDVDRRFTAMPAYLGGSFGTTGMKWYGSNPSNRDKGLPRSILTFMLNDTDTAAPLALMSANLLSAMRTGAVSGVAARYFARGDARVAGVIGPGVMGRTTLAALAVACPMLDTVKVRGRSQQGIDDFKAWVAEHIPQITTIEVADSIEEAVRGSDVVAYCTTYRAGDLDSYPMCKREWLEPGAFVTMPGAANIDEALEAQDVRKVVDSYGLYEAWGMEYPTPTHQHVGIIGNKFLDLVSEGKIRHWDIEELGPVVERRAEGRRNPEEIVICSIGGLPIEDVAWGTVVYRNAVANNIGTVLPLWDTPALA
- a CDS encoding chromosome partitioning protein; protein product: MAKKAAEFEGAIEVLVRADGQGELRDGAELIRARAEHPDELRADLMERAMTLAVTSGEDISVRIIDVDGIYQLVCGADGSLDQVGDVTPLQPGDDSLTEEPACDEVEQAADEDIAQAGDETDEGDDAAETDEDETVEAESEQHLREQPDGGYRDLFADADGDESSQVQAPQEDDHAVRVPREEMLAPSYDELIADDIDDIEDEPIRSAGLFDDALVDEAPDDEDVETVAHDEPGTGHPSLLEEAPLSPAEQGHKAAVEAVQQQRQGEVTDSDHPEDSKAEEQWAPVFLRDRVQNDAPVTSTSKPALPQAQAQPVASGTGPTLDDFFSAPAPQHSLPAEQGWRAGLRRLSGGAIHLAPGKREQAERNELAAIQRVFDGPRTIVVVNPKGGAHKTTATLMIAAMFGMHRGGYTLAWDNNETRGTLGWRSQPGKNHNTAVDLLRELPHFEVSGGATIADVDRYVRNQGDAKFDVLASDDDAASAAIIDNDAFSRLHTVLSRFYRVMVIDTGNNMRASNWEAALEVADQLVIISTAREDTAASAAWLADGLRERGYADKLANAVTILSSPSAKEDAELTRKLHKHFEALTREVVEVPYDHEFVGGGLLNIHRLAPQTLQAWRHAAAVIAKGL
- a CDS encoding GNAT family N-acetyltransferase, producing MALKLVPLTADNVVAANALSLKPGQEAYVAPVSHSIAEAYVNQDTMWPRVVEDDGEVVAFIMATFNPDIDDELYHATILRMNVDAEHQRQGIGRFAVNAVFEEARTRGFQRVFAVWEDGEEGPGAFFHALEFDEVGTTPYGEIIGAHTIS